In Streptomyces violaceusniger Tu 4113, one DNA window encodes the following:
- a CDS encoding LacI family DNA-binding transcriptional regulator, with translation MAGTRRHGAGRGRPTLEEVAARAGVGRGTVSRVINGSPRVSDRTRTAVEQAVAELGYVPNRVARALAANRADAVALVIPEPETRLFAEPYFSDIIRGVGAELADTDLQLLLTLIRTPKERQRLADYLSAHRVDGVLLVSVHADDPLPDLLEQIEMPAVLSGRRSAHESVPYVDSDNTGGAQSAVEHLIGRGRSTVATITGPLDMYVAQCRLEGYGAAVRAAGREVEPELVASADFTEEGGRRAMRELLDQRPDLDGVFAASDVMAAGARQVLRESGRRVPDDVALVGFEDSAVARHMDPPLTSVRQATEEMGRAMVRVLLEEIAGLSDRTSKRPQMILPTQLVRRESS, from the coding sequence ATGGCAGGAACGCGGCGGCATGGCGCGGGGCGGGGACGGCCGACCCTCGAGGAAGTGGCGGCCCGTGCCGGAGTCGGCCGCGGTACCGTCTCGCGCGTGATCAACGGTTCGCCGCGGGTCAGCGACCGCACCCGGACAGCCGTCGAGCAGGCCGTCGCCGAACTCGGCTATGTGCCCAACCGGGTGGCCCGCGCGCTCGCCGCCAACCGTGCCGACGCCGTCGCCCTGGTCATCCCCGAGCCCGAGACCCGGCTCTTCGCCGAACCGTACTTCTCCGACATCATCCGCGGTGTCGGCGCCGAGCTCGCCGACACCGATCTGCAACTGCTGCTGACCCTCATCCGCACCCCCAAGGAACGGCAGCGGCTCGCGGACTACCTCTCCGCGCACCGGGTCGACGGGGTGCTGCTGGTCTCCGTGCACGCGGACGACCCGCTGCCGGACCTGCTGGAGCAGATCGAGATGCCCGCGGTGCTCAGCGGCCGCCGCTCGGCGCATGAATCGGTCCCGTATGTCGACTCGGACAACACGGGGGGCGCCCAGTCCGCCGTGGAACACCTCATCGGCCGCGGCCGCTCGACGGTCGCCACCATCACCGGACCGCTCGACATGTATGTCGCCCAGTGCCGCCTGGAGGGCTACGGCGCCGCGGTCCGGGCGGCGGGCCGGGAGGTGGAGCCGGAGCTGGTGGCGTCCGCGGACTTCACCGAGGAGGGCGGCCGCCGGGCCATGCGCGAACTGCTCGACCAGCGCCCGGACCTGGACGGGGTCTTCGCCGCCTCGGACGTGATGGCCGCGGGCGCCCGGCAGGTGCTGCGCGAGAGCGGGCGGCGCGTCCCGGACGACGTGGCGCTGGTCGGCTTCGAGGACTCGGCCGTCGCCCGCCATATGGACCCTCCGCTCACCAGCGTCCGGCAGGCCACGGAGGAGATGGGCCGGGCGATGGTGCGGGTGCTGCTGGAGGAGATCGCGGGGCTGTCGGACCGCACCTCCAAGCGGCCGCAGATGATACTTCCTACCCAACTGGTGCGGCGGGAGTCGTCCTGA
- a CDS encoding ABC transporter substrate-binding protein, with the protein MRRDTGSHRSTAVVLAAVAALGAGLLSGCADDGDDGSAGSSGGGDSKGKTVVTVGTYGVMGFKQAGLYDEYTKLHPDIKIEENVIDPASNYYPQLLTHLGSGSGLADIQAVEVGNINEVTTTQADKFVDLSKADGVKKENFLDWKWSQATAKDGKTIGLGTDVGPMAICYRKDLFQQAGLPADRDAVSELWAGDWQKYLDAGKDYAKKAPGGAAFLDSAGGLFNAAVSGSSEVYYDKSGKPIYKDSPAVKKAWKLATDASAAKLSAGLQEFTKPWQQALANGKFATASCPAWMLGQIKEYAGDKYTGKWDVAAAPKPANWGGSFLSVPQAAKNKDEAVKLATWLTAPEQQAKLFEKQASFPSAQAAYDLPQVADAKLPYFNNAPIGKIFSQAAKDSPTQVLGPKDAVIKQNFTDVGLLQVEQQGKSAGEGWKAAIKTNDNALDQ; encoded by the coding sequence ATGCGCAGAGACACTGGTAGTCACCGCAGCACAGCCGTGGTCCTCGCGGCCGTCGCCGCTTTAGGAGCCGGGCTGCTCAGCGGCTGCGCCGATGACGGCGACGACGGATCCGCCGGCTCGTCCGGCGGCGGCGACAGCAAGGGCAAGACGGTCGTGACCGTCGGCACGTACGGCGTCATGGGTTTCAAACAGGCCGGGCTCTATGACGAGTACACAAAGCTGCACCCGGATATCAAGATCGAAGAGAATGTGATCGACCCGGCCTCGAACTACTACCCGCAGTTGCTCACCCATCTCGGCTCGGGCAGCGGGCTCGCCGATATCCAGGCGGTCGAGGTGGGCAACATCAATGAGGTCACCACCACCCAGGCCGACAAGTTCGTTGATCTTTCGAAGGCGGACGGCGTCAAAAAAGAGAACTTCCTCGACTGGAAGTGGTCGCAGGCCACCGCCAAGGACGGAAAGACGATCGGCCTCGGCACGGACGTGGGCCCGATGGCGATCTGCTACCGCAAGGACCTCTTCCAGCAGGCCGGGCTCCCGGCCGACCGTGACGCGGTCTCCGAGCTCTGGGCGGGCGACTGGCAGAAGTACCTCGACGCCGGCAAGGACTACGCGAAGAAGGCGCCGGGCGGAGCCGCGTTCCTGGACTCGGCCGGCGGACTGTTCAACGCGGCGGTCTCCGGCAGCTCGGAGGTCTACTACGACAAGAGCGGGAAGCCCATCTACAAGGACAGCCCCGCCGTCAAGAAGGCGTGGAAGCTGGCGACCGACGCGTCCGCGGCCAAACTCTCCGCAGGACTGCAGGAGTTCACCAAGCCCTGGCAGCAGGCGCTCGCCAACGGCAAGTTCGCCACCGCCTCCTGCCCGGCCTGGATGCTCGGCCAGATCAAGGAGTACGCCGGGGACAAGTACACGGGCAAATGGGACGTCGCCGCCGCCCCCAAGCCCGCCAACTGGGGCGGCTCCTTCCTCTCCGTGCCGCAGGCGGCGAAGAACAAGGACGAGGCGGTCAAGCTCGCCACCTGGCTGACCGCGCCCGAGCAGCAGGCCAAGCTCTTCGAGAAGCAGGCGAGCTTCCCCAGCGCCCAGGCCGCGTACGACCTGCCGCAGGTGGCCGACGCCAAGCTCCCCTACTTCAACAACGCGCCCATCGGCAAGATCTTCTCCCAGGCCGCGAAGGACAGTCCGACGCAGGTCCTGGGCCCGAAGGACGCCGTCATCAAGCAGAACTTCACCGATGTCGGCCTGCTCCAGGTCGAGCAGCAGGGCAAGTCCGCAGGCGAAGGCTGGAAGGCCGCGATCAAGACGAACGACAACGCGCTGGACCAGTGA
- a CDS encoding carbohydrate ABC transporter permease produces the protein MTAPSGFTPDTAAPPAGQGGAAPRAATAPAPDPAEQRRRDRRSRRYRWDVRWSPYAFVAPFFVFFAAFGLFPLLYTGWASLHQVELTNPTHMEWAGWHNYSRLWEDEFFWKALRNTFTIGVISTVPQLMMALGIAHLLNYRLRASMFFRVAILTPYATSVAAATLVFALLFGHDYGMVNWSLGLVGLDGIDWQNGTWTSQLAVSTIVIWRWTGYNALIYLAAMQAVPNDLYESAALDGASRWKQFLHVTVPSLRPTILFTVVVSTIGATQLFGEPLLFNTAGTATGGADHQYQTLGLYMYEQGWVNLHLGRASAIAWTMFLILLLIAAANALFARRLRKSQ, from the coding sequence ATGACCGCACCTTCCGGTTTTACCCCTGATACGGCCGCGCCCCCCGCAGGGCAGGGGGGCGCGGCCCCGCGCGCCGCGACCGCGCCGGCGCCCGACCCGGCCGAGCAGCGGCGTCGCGACCGGCGCAGCCGCCGCTACCGCTGGGATGTGCGATGGAGCCCGTACGCCTTCGTCGCCCCCTTCTTCGTCTTCTTCGCCGCCTTCGGCCTCTTCCCCCTGCTCTACACCGGGTGGGCCTCGCTGCACCAAGTGGAGCTCACCAACCCCACCCATATGGAGTGGGCGGGGTGGCACAACTACTCCAGGCTGTGGGAAGACGAGTTCTTCTGGAAAGCGCTGCGGAACACCTTCACCATCGGGGTGATCTCCACCGTTCCCCAGCTCATGATGGCTCTCGGGATCGCGCATCTGCTCAACTACCGGCTGCGCGCCTCGATGTTCTTCCGGGTGGCGATCCTCACCCCGTACGCCACCTCCGTCGCTGCCGCCACGCTGGTGTTCGCGCTGCTCTTCGGGCATGACTACGGCATGGTCAACTGGTCTCTGGGGCTGGTCGGACTGGACGGCATCGACTGGCAGAACGGCACCTGGACCTCGCAGCTCGCGGTCTCCACGATCGTCATCTGGCGGTGGACCGGTTACAACGCGCTGATCTACCTGGCCGCCATGCAGGCCGTGCCGAACGATCTGTACGAGTCGGCGGCGCTGGACGGGGCCTCGCGCTGGAAGCAGTTCCTGCATGTCACCGTCCCGTCGCTGCGGCCCACCATCCTCTTCACGGTCGTCGTCTCCACGATCGGGGCCACCCAGCTCTTCGGTGAGCCGCTGCTGTTCAACACCGCGGGGACGGCCACCGGCGGCGCCGATCACCAGTACCAGACGCTCGGCCTGTACATGTACGAGCAGGGCTGGGTGAACCTGCACCTCGGCCGGGCCTCCGCCATCGCCTGGACGATGTTCCTGATCCTGCTGCTGATCGCCGCGGCCAACGCGCTGTTCGCGCGACGGCTGCGAAAGAGCCAGTGA
- a CDS encoding carbohydrate ABC transporter permease encodes MSRSRAGRQLHGGKITYAVLILFTIGSLFPLVWTAIAASRTNTRLAQTPPPLWFGSNLFNNLDKAWNGANMGTALLNTTVVAGTVAASTVLFSTIAGFAFAKLRFRFKNILLMLTIGTMMVPPQLSVVPLYMMVAKLEWTDQLQAVIVPTLVSAFGVFFMRQYLSQALPTELIEAARMDGASSLRIIWHVVFPAARPAMAVLGMLTFVQSWNDFFWPFIALTQNGNPTMQVALTGLSRGYTPDQSLIMAGALLGTLPLLLAFVLFGKQIVGGIMQGAVKG; translated from the coding sequence ATGAGCCGCAGCCGAGCGGGCAGGCAACTGCACGGAGGCAAGATCACCTACGCCGTGCTGATCCTGTTCACCATCGGCTCGCTCTTCCCGCTGGTGTGGACCGCCATCGCCGCCTCCCGCACCAACACCCGGCTGGCCCAGACGCCCCCGCCCCTGTGGTTCGGCAGCAACCTCTTCAACAACCTGGACAAGGCGTGGAACGGCGCCAACATGGGCACCGCGCTGCTCAACACGACGGTGGTGGCGGGCACGGTCGCGGCGTCGACTGTGCTGTTCTCGACCATCGCGGGCTTCGCCTTCGCCAAGCTGCGCTTCCGCTTCAAGAACATCCTGCTGATGCTCACCATCGGGACGATGATGGTGCCGCCCCAGCTCAGCGTGGTGCCGCTGTACATGATGGTGGCCAAGCTGGAGTGGACCGACCAGCTCCAGGCGGTCATCGTGCCGACACTCGTCAGCGCCTTCGGGGTCTTCTTCATGCGGCAGTACCTCTCCCAGGCACTGCCGACCGAGCTGATCGAGGCGGCGCGGATGGACGGCGCGAGCAGCTTGCGGATCATCTGGCATGTCGTCTTCCCGGCGGCGCGTCCGGCGATGGCGGTACTGGGAATGCTCACCTTCGTCCAATCGTGGAACGACTTCTTCTGGCCGTTCATCGCGCTCACGCAGAACGGCAACCCGACCATGCAGGTGGCATTGACCGGTCTGAGCCGGGGGTACACCCCGGATCAATCACTGATCATGGCGGGGGCGCTGCTGGGCACCCTGCCGCTGCTGCTCGCCTTCGTCCTCTTCGGCAAGCAGATTGTGGGGGGCATCATGCAGGGCGCGGTCAAGGGCTGA
- a CDS encoding glycoside hydrolase family 1 protein, translated as MTLTFPPGFLWGAASAAYQVEGAAQEDGRTPSIWDTFSHTPGKVLAGDTGDVAIDHYHRFREDVRVMAELNLAAYRFSVSWSRVQPTGRGPAVQRGLDFYRSLVDELLGAGIQPVLTLYHWDLPQELENAGGWPERETAERFAEYAGIVAEALGDRVEFWTTLNEPWCTAFLGYGSGVHAPGRTERLAPLRAAHHLNLAHGLGAQALRAALPARAQIAISLNPAVVRPLSDKPEDLDASRRIDALANRVFTGPLLRGAYPTDLIKDTASITDWSFVRDGDLAVIKHPLDALGINYYTPSLVAAGTDNDGSPARHDGHGASTHSPWPGSEQVAFHQTPGERTEMGWTIDPTGLHDLLMRYTREAPGVPLYITENGAAFDDKPDAEGAVHDPRRIDYLRDHLAVAHQAIADGADLRGYFLWSLMDNFEWAYGYSKRFGAVYVDYQTQARVPKSSARWYAQVARTGELPAA; from the coding sequence ATGACGCTGACCTTCCCGCCCGGATTCCTGTGGGGCGCTGCCTCGGCCGCCTACCAGGTCGAGGGCGCCGCCCAGGAGGACGGCCGCACCCCGTCCATCTGGGACACCTTCAGCCACACCCCCGGCAAGGTGCTCGCCGGTGACACCGGTGATGTGGCCATCGACCACTACCACCGCTTCCGCGAGGACGTCCGGGTGATGGCGGAGCTGAACCTGGCGGCGTACCGCTTCTCGGTGTCCTGGTCACGGGTGCAGCCCACCGGCCGGGGACCGGCCGTCCAGCGTGGGCTCGACTTCTACCGCTCGCTGGTGGACGAGCTGCTGGGCGCGGGCATCCAGCCGGTGCTCACGCTCTACCACTGGGACCTCCCCCAAGAGCTGGAGAACGCCGGCGGGTGGCCGGAGCGCGAGACCGCCGAGCGGTTCGCCGAGTACGCGGGCATCGTGGCCGAGGCGCTCGGCGACCGCGTCGAGTTCTGGACCACCCTCAACGAGCCCTGGTGCACCGCCTTCCTTGGCTATGGCTCGGGGGTGCACGCCCCGGGCCGCACCGAGCGGCTGGCCCCGCTGCGCGCCGCCCACCATCTGAACCTCGCCCATGGCCTCGGCGCCCAGGCGCTGCGCGCCGCGCTCCCCGCCCGCGCCCAGATCGCCATCAGCCTCAACCCGGCCGTGGTCCGGCCGCTCAGCGACAAGCCCGAGGACCTGGACGCATCGCGGCGTATCGACGCGCTGGCCAATCGCGTCTTCACCGGGCCGCTGCTGCGCGGTGCGTACCCCACCGACCTGATCAAGGACACCGCCTCGATCACCGACTGGTCGTTCGTCCGGGACGGCGATCTGGCCGTCATCAAGCACCCCCTCGACGCGCTGGGCATCAACTACTACACACCGTCATTGGTAGCAGCCGGCACCGACAACGACGGCTCGCCCGCCCGCCACGACGGCCACGGCGCCAGCACCCACTCCCCCTGGCCGGGCTCGGAGCAGGTGGCCTTCCACCAGACGCCGGGCGAGCGCACCGAGATGGGCTGGACGATCGACCCGACCGGACTGCACGACCTGCTGATGCGCTACACCCGTGAGGCGCCCGGCGTACCGCTGTACATCACCGAGAACGGCGCCGCGTTCGACGACAAGCCGGACGCGGAGGGCGCGGTCCACGACCCGCGGCGGATCGACTACCTCCGTGACCATCTGGCCGTCGCTCACCAGGCCATCGCGGACGGCGCCGATCTGCGCGGCTATTTCCTGTGGTCGCTGATGGACAACTTCGAATGGGCGTACGGCTACAGCAAGCGCTTCGGCGCGGTCTACGTCGACTATCAGACGCAAGCCCGGGTGCCGAAGTCCAGCGCCCGCTGGTATGCCCAGGTGGCCCGTACCGGAGAGCTCCCGGCGGCGTAG